GAGGCGATAGGCCGAGGTGTATGGCTGCTTCCGGCGTCGTCACATAACGAGGCTTGATCGTCGTATCGGTCGTCGACGGTTTGATGTCATTGGACATATCTTACTCCTTGTAACTGGGCGATAATTAGCCCGATTAAAGGAACGGTTCTGGCTCGGGGCGTGACCTTGCTCTCCTCAAGCGGCGAGAGATTCTCCGCTCGCGTCGGCGGCGTGCTCTTCTGCAACAGCGGTCGCCAGAAAGCTCGCAAGAGCCTGCTTTCGAGAAGCATGATCGAGGGCGTAAGCCGTCAGCTTGTAATGCGCGCCATCGAGAAGGCCCTGGATATATCCGGCTACCGTGTCTGCGGCGGCGATGAGCGCGGCATCCATCGTGTGGATATAGCGGCCGGTCACCGACCCCTTGGCATGCCCCAGAAGCGCGGCGACCGTGGTCTCAGTAAAGCCGAGATCATTCGCGATGCTTGCAAAACTATGCCGCAGCACATGGGGCGTGATGTCGTCAAGACCGCATCCGCCGAGGATCTTCGTCCAGTGATCGGGAAGAGCGCCGAAGGCGTTGTCGCGGCCTGTGCCCGGAAACACATAGGTTCGGCCGTCTGACATCTTCTGTTGTTGCAGGCATTCGATAACAGACAAGCCGACGGGCCGAACCGATTTTCCTTCCTTGCTATCTTCCAAGCGAAGGCAGCTGCCTTCGATGTCGACTTCGCTCCACCGGAGCTTGGTGAGTTCGCTGCGACGACAGCCGGTGAGCGCCAGCAGTCTGATAATCTGCGCGGCTATCTCATGTTGCCCATCGATCTCCGCTTCGCGAAGTTTGGTACCGATCAAGCGATACTCGGCTTCCGACAGTCGGCGATCGCGGACATTGTCTTTTGGCTTGCGGATGCCGAACGCGGGATTGGTTTCGATGATGCCAGCCTCGACAGCATAGGTCAGTATTCCTCCCAGCAAGCCAATAGTTCTGGCGGCAGTACCGGCGCCGCCTCTCACAATCGCCTTACCTCGCAGTTTCGCTGTCTTGACGTTGACCGCTGTCTTGCCGGCCATGATGTCTTTCATCGCCTTGTTGATGTCCGCCTTGTCCAGATCCTTGACCCGCCGCGGTCCGAGCAGCGGCACAATATGGCGGTGGATACGACCAGTGTCGGTGTCGACAGTCGATTGTTTCTTCGGTCTCCCGCCTTTGCCGAGGATCAAGCCGGCATTGAGGTCGGTCAAATACAAGGTGCAAAGTTCTTTGACCGTAATCGCTTGCCTGTCGATCTGCCGCTCTTCCTGCGGATCTTCGCCTTGAGCCACGCGGCCCAACTGAATGCGCGCTTCCCGGCGCGCCATTTCGGGGGTCCAGACGCCGTGCATACCGATCGTTAGACGCCGGGATCGCCCTTGGGTGCGATACTGGATGATGTAGCTGCGCTTGCCAGAAGCGAATATCCGGATGCCGAAACCCGGCAGTTCGTCGTCCCAGATGATATAATCCTTCACCTCGGCGACAGCTGCCTCTACAAGGCGTTTTGTGATCCTGCCCATAGGCTGCAACCTCTTCGAACCGTACCGCTTCCGCGAAAGCACCGCGTAAGCAACAGGGAGTGTATTCTCGGCGGGCCTAGGTTAGCATCGGCGGAAGCGATTTTCATCTTTCCGATTTAATATGAGTAGCTTAAGGTATAAAAACAGGCTCTGGCGTTGAATGGCGTAGCCTGTTAGTACCCGCTCCGAAGGCAGAGGCCAGGGGTTCGAATCCCTTCGGGTGCGCCATTTCCCTTCCATTTCAATTTGTTATATCGCTGCTGCGCCGCCTATCCGCCGCTGGAAGCGGGGGTCGCCTTTCGCGTAAAAGGATCTTCGCGCAGCGATCGCCCGGCCGTTTCCGGCATGAAACGCAGCGCCGCCAGGCCAACCAGACACGCCAGCATCATATAATAGGCGGGCATCAGCGGGTCGCCGGTGAGGGTGATGAGGCCGCTGCCGACCATCGGCGCGGTGCCGCCGAAGATCGAGGTCGAGACATTATAGGCGATCGCGAAACCCGCGAAGCGCACGGCGGTCGGGAACATCGCCGGGAAGGTCGCCGAGATCGTCGCAAGCTGTGGCACATAGAGCAGGCCGAGCGCCATGAAGCCGATCAGCGCGCCGGTGAACCCCGTCCCGATCAGCATATAGAGCGGCACGACGCCGAGCAGCAGCCCGATCAGCGAGCAGCGCCACATCGCGCGGCGGCCCACGCGGTCGGACAGCGCCCCCGCGAAGGGCAGGAATACCATCATGAAGAGCATGCCGATGATCGGCACGAGCAGCGCTTCTTCGTTCGACAGGCCGATCCGCCGCTGGAGATAGGTCGGCATATAGCTGAGCAGCGAATAGTTGACGACATTGAGCGCGACGACGAGTCCGCCGACGACGAGCAGCGGGCGCCAATAGTCGCGCAGCATGATCGCGATGCCGGGCGGCTTGCGCCTTTCGGCCGACGCCATTTCCTCGCGAAAGATCGGCGTGTCCTCCATCTTCGAGCGAACATACATGCCGATGAGCCCGATCGGCCCCGCGATCAGGAAGGGAATGCGCCAGCCCCATTCGTGCATCGCCTGATCGCCGAGGTGCAGCGAATAGCCGAGCATCAGCGCCGCGCCGAAAGAGAAGCCCGCGAGCGTCCCGAATTCGAGGAAGCTGCCATAGAAGCCGCGCCGTTCGTCGGGCGCATATTCGGCCATGAAGGTCGCCGCGCCGCCATATTCGCCGCCGGTCGAAAAGCCCTGGAGCATTCGGAGCAGGATCAGCAAGGTGGGCGCCCAGAAGCCGATGCTCGCATAAGAGGGAATCAACCCGACCGCGAAGGTCGCGCCCGCCATGAGCAGGATCGTCATCGCGAGCACCGACTTGCGTCCGATACGGTCGCCGAGCGGCCCCCAGAACAGCCCGCCGAGCGGCCGGACGAGGAAGGAAATGGCAAAGGTCGCGAGCGCGAACAGTACCGCATCCTCGGTCTCGCCGGGAAACAGCGCCGCCGAGATATAGGTCACGCCATAGGCATAAATGCCATAGTCGAACCATTCGACCGCGTTGCCGAGCGCCGAGGCTCCGACCGCGCGGTGCAGCGGCGTGGGCTCGCGAAAGGGGGGCGGGTGCCCCGGGGCGTGGGTCGTTACGGGCTTTTCCATGGCTCACCTGTTTGCGGAGGGGATTCGGACGACGGCTCCGGGCCGGCGGGGTCGAGCAACGCGGCGACCGGCGTCGTGCGCGGCAGAATCTGGAAATCCTGCTGCGCCGCGCCGGGGACGGGCGCGCTGGTAGCGAGGCGCCACAGGCCAAAGCCGAGCATCGCCGCCGCCGCGAACGCGACGAAAAGGAAGAGTCCGCCCGCGCCCGCGAACGTCATCGCCGCCGCGCCGCCGAGCGGACCGAGCGCCGCGCCGGTCGAATAGAGGAGGACGAGCTGCCCGCTCGCGGTGACGCGCTCCGACGGGAGCAGGCGGTCGTTCGCGAAGGCGACGCAAAGTGGGTAGAGCGCGAAGCTGAGCCCGCCGAACAGCGCGCCGAGACCGAGCAGCAGGACTCCGGTCGGCGCGGTGGCGAGCGCGATGCTGACGGCGAGGGTCGCGGCGAAGCAGGCGATGATAACGCGCCGCCGGTCGTAACGGTCCGACAGGCGGCCGAGCGGCCATTGCAGCGCCACGCCGCCGAGGATCACGGTCGTCATGAAGGTCGCGGTGTCGGCGAGGCTCAGGCCGATCCGGCGCGCGTAAATGGCGGCAAGGCCATAGAAGGCGCCGAGCAAGAGGCCGGTGATCGCCGCGCCCGCGACGCCGAGCGGTGAGGCTTCGAACAGGCGCCTCAGCGGCAGCGAGGCCACATCCTCGAGCAGCGGCGCAGTCGCGCGGGTTAGGCAGACGGGGATGATCGCGAGCGAAATCAGGATCGAGGCGAGTTCAAAGGGAATCTGCGGAGCGGTGTTGCCCGACCGCAAGATAAGCTGGCCGAGCGCCTGCCCCGAATAGAGCGCGACCATATACCAGGCGAGCACCGTGCCGCGCGTGTTCGCCTCCGATCGGTCGCCCAGCCAGCTTTCGACGCAGATGAAGACTCCCGCGACGCACAGCCCGTCGACGAGGCGCAGAACCGCCCAAAGGACGGGCTGCTGGAACAGCGCGTAAGTGAGCGTGCTCGCCGAGAGCAGCGCGACGAAGGCGGCAAAGGCCCTGATATGGCCGACCCGGCGCACGACCTCGCCCGCACGTAGCGCGCCGACGACGAGCCCGGCGAAATAGGCGGTCGCGACGAGGCCGATGACCATTGTGCCGCTGCCCACGCGTTCGAGGCGGAGGCCGATCAGCGTCGACAGGAAGCCACTGCCCGCCATCATCACGAAAATCGCGACCAGCAGGCTCCGCACGGGCAGGATCGTTGCGAACATCGACCGCGTCCGGCCGCCGCGTCACGCGGCGCGCCGGCCCTCCGCGGCCGCATCGACGTCTTCGACGAGCGCCTTGTGCAACACGCGCACCGCGGCGTCGAAGTCGCGGCTGTCGACGATGAACTGGATGTCGACGTTGCGGATCTGATGCTGCATCGCGATCATGCCGATGCCTGCATCCTCGAGCGCACGCAGAGCGTCGGGGACGAGGCCGGGGCGCGAAATGTCGCTGCCGATCGCTGCCACCATCGCCACCGGCTGCGCCGAGATAGCGGCTTCGGGATAAGCCTTCTGCAGGTCGGCGATCACCTTTTTCACCGCGTCGGCGCTCGCCGACAGATAATGGGTGATCGTGTTGGCGTTCGACGACTTGCTGACAATCCATATGCGGTGGCGTGTCAGCGCGTCGAGGATCGCGGCGTCATAGCCCTTCACGCCGACCATATCCTGTTCGAAGAAGGTCAGCGCCTGCATCTGGCGGATGCCGGTGACGATCTCGACGCGCGGCACGTCGGATACATAGTTGCCCGTGACGAGGGTGCCGCCATCCTCGCGGTCGAAGGTGTTGCGAACGCGTAGCGGAATGTCGGTCTGGCGCAGGCCGCGCCCGGCGCCCGGATGGATCGCCTCCATGCCGAGGTTCGCGAGCTGGTCGGCGACGTCGTAATTGGTGCGGCCGATCTTGCGCGCCTTGTCCTCGCCGACCAGCTTCGGGTCGGCGCTCGACAAATGGAATTCCTTGTGGATGATCGCTTCGCGCGCGCCGGTGAGCACCGCGAGCCGCGAGAAGGTCATTTCGGTATAGCCGCGCGCGTAGCGGCGCACCATGCCGCCCTCGCAGCCGGCATAGCCGGTGACGATCGGCAGCGTCGTCGCAAGGTCGATCGCCGCGAAGGCGTCACCGATCCGTGCGTCGAGGCTGCGCAAATCGTCCTGGTCCCACAAGGTCAGGTCGACGAATCGCGCGTTCACGTCGCGGTCGCGCAGCAATAGGGCCGTGCTGTGCGCGCTGTGCGCCTCGCCGATCCCGGCGAGCAGTTCGCGCACGGTCATCAGCTGTTCCTTGACACAGAAGCGGCCGTGAGCGCGGAGGCGCGCAAGGTCTTCGAGGCATGCCGCGACCGTGGCGATGCGCGCGTCGACGAAGGCGTCAGCCTCGTCGCGGCTTTCGGGCCGCGCGAACATGCCGGCGTTGCGTTCGTGCATCGCGCGGCGGACATCTTCCATCGCATCGCGCCAGCCGTCCATATCCTCGTCGACGACGAAGCGGCCGTAGACTCCCGGCGCGCCACTCTTCTTGTTCTCGAGCAACAGGTCGGTCATTCCGGCGTAGGCCGATACGACGAATATGCGCCTGTAGAGATCGGCGCCCGAGCGGCCCGCGATCAGCACATTGTCGAACAGGGTCGCGGTCGCGGCCATCGAGGTGCCGCCGATCTTTTCGACGCTATGCCCGGTCATGCGGCCACCGCCTCGGCGAGCGGGCCGCGTTCGATCGCCAGCGGTTCGGGTTCGCCGCGACGCGCCAGGAACCAGGGACGCGGTTTGTCCACGCCGAATGGCTTTTCGAGCCGGTTGCAGACGGCATTATATACGAGGAAGGCGTTGGCGCGCGGGAAGGGCGTGATGTTGCCGTTCGATCCGTGCATCAGGTTGCAGTCGAACAGGATCACCGTGCCCGGCTTGCCGGTCGGCGCGACGATGCCATGTTTGTGCGCGAGTTCGGCGAGGTTCTCCTCGTCGGGAACGCCATATTCCTGTTTCTTGAGCGAGCTCAGATAATGGTCGTCGGGGGTTTCGCCGACGCAGGTGAGATAGGTGCGGTGCGACCCCGGGATGACCATCAACGGCCCGTTGTGCGGGGTGTTCTCGGCGAGCAGCACCGACATCGACAGCGCGCGCATCCGCGGCATGCCGTCCTCGACATGCCAGGTCTCGAAGTCGCTATGCCAGTAGAATTCCTTGCCCGTGAAACCGGGTTTGTAGTTGAGGCGCGACTGGTGGATATAGACCTCGTCGCCGAGCAGGAAGCGCGCGACGTCGGCGAGCCGCGCATCGGCGGCGAGCCGCGCCATCACGGGGCTCTGTGCGTGAATCTCGAAGATCGAACGGATTTCGTTGCCCTGCGGTTCGGTGACGATGGTATCGCCATCGAGCGCGGCGGGGTCGGCGAGCAGCGCCCCCGCGGCCTTTTGCAGGAAGGCGACTTCGTCGGCCGAAAAAATATCCTCGAGCACGATATAGCCGTCGCGGTCGAACTGCGCGGCCTGACGCGCGCTGATCGGCGCGTCATTGCTCCATTCGCTATGGACGACAGGGTCCTGCCGCGGCCGCATTTCGGCCTCGGGTGCGTGGCGCGATGGGTAGAGGTCTTGCATCGGACGTCTCCCTTTCTGTTTTGTGATGGTCAGTCGGCGGCGACGAGGTCGGCGTCGGCCGGATAAGCGCCCGTTTCGTCGTGCACTTCCTTGCCGGTCACCGGCGGATTGAAGGCGCAGGCCGTCAGAATGTCGGTTTCGGGCCGCACGATGTGCCGGTCATGCTCGTTGAGCGCGTACATCACGCCGGGTTCCAGCCGGTGTATTTCGCCGGTGCCCAGATCTTCGATGGTTCCGGTGCCCTTCAGAACGAACACCGATTCCAGATGATTCTGGTAGTGCATCTTGAGCTCGGTGCCCGCGAACATGGTCGTGACGTGGAAGGAAAAGCCCATGCCATCGTCCTTGAGCAGCATGCGGGCGCTCGCCCAGCCGTCCGAGCGGACGTTGCGGTCGGATTTGCGGATATCATTCAGGTTGCGAACGATCATGTGGATATCTCCTGTGTTTATTCGGCGGCGACGGCATAGTCGGCGGCCATCGCCTGACGGATTTTGGTTTCGAGGATGTCGAGCCCGGTGCCGAGCACGGCGTCGTCGATGACGAGCGGGGCGAGCACCTTGATCACCTCGTCGTGCGCGCCGCTGGTTTCGATGATCAGGCCGGCGTCGAAGCAGGCGGCGGTGACGGTCGCGGCCAGTTCGCCCGACCCGACATTGACGCCGCGCATCATGCCGCGGCCGCGCACCTCGAAGCCATGTTCGGCCGCGATGCGATCGAGCCGCATCGCGAGAAGCTCGCCGCGTCGCTCGATGTCGCGCTGGAAATCGCCGGTGCTCCAGAAATGCCTGAGCGCGGCGGTCGCGGTGACGAAGGCGTGATTGTTGCCGCGGAAGGTGCCGTTGTGCTCGCCCGGCGACCATTGGTCGAGCTCGGGGCGCAGCAAGGTCAGCGCAAAGGGCAGGCCCATGCCCGAGAGCGATTTCGCGAGCGTCACGATATCGGGGGTGAAGCCCATATCCTCGAAGCTGAAGAAGCCGCCGGTGCGGCCGCAGCCGGCCTGAATGTCGTCGACGATGAGCAATGCGCCATGCGCCTTGGCAATGTCGGCGATGCGGCGAAGCCACTCGGGCGAGGCGGCGTTGAGCCCGCCTTCGCCCTGCACCGTTTCGACGAGGATCGCCGCAGGCGCGTCGAGCCCGCTCGATGGATCGGCGAGGCGCTGTTCGAGCAGGTCGGCGGTGTCGACGTCGGGGCCGTAATAGCCGTCATAGGGTTCGTGTGCGACGTGGGAAAGCGGTACACCCGCGCCGCCGCGTTTGGTGGCGTTGCCGGTGCAGGCGAGCGCGCCCAATGTCATGCCATGGAAGCCGTTGGTGAAGGCGATCACCATTTCGCGGCCCGTGACCTTGCGCGCAAGCTTGATCGCGGCCTCGACCGCGTTCGTGCCCGTGGGCCCGGTGAACATCATGCGATAGTCGAGCCCGCGCGGCTTCAGGATCGTCGTTTCGAACGCATCGAGGAAATCCCGCTTGGCGTCGGTGTGCAGGTCGAGCCCGTGCGCGATGCCGTCGGCGGCGATATAATCGAGCAGCGCCTGCTTCAGGATCGGGTGGTTATGACCATAGTTGAGCGTCGAGCAGCCCGACAGCAGGTCGAGGTAGCGCCCGCCCTGGTCGTCGTGCATCCACACGCCTTCGGCCTTGCCGAACTGGCGCGGCATCGAGCGGGCATAGCTGCGCACCGCCGATTCGCGGCGCTCATAGATCGTCCGGTCCGGAATCGCGCCGGACGGCTGGGGTGTCGTAATCATCTGCTTATCCCTGTTCTGCGTCTATCTTGGTGCGGTCGATCGGCCCGATGCGGGCCAGATATTCGGTGGCGTGGGCGCCCGCGAAATGGGCTTCGCGCTCAAACAGCGCGCTGCGTTCCAGTTCGGCGCCCCATTTGCGCGCGAGGCTGCGGAACAATCCCCACGACGCCTGATTGTCGGCGGTGATCGTGGTGATCATGTGCGTCACGCCATCCTGTTCCGGCCTGGCGAGCAGGTCGGCGATCATGCGGCTCGCGAGTTGCTTCCCGCGTCCCTCGGTCGAGACGGCGACCTGCCACACGAAAAAGGCCGCAGGATCCGACGGCGGGCGATAGCCCGACACCCAACCGACGATCCGCCCCGCCTTTTCGGCGATGACGCAATGGTCGGCGAAATGTTCGCACTGGAGCAGGTTGCAATAACGGGAATTGCGATCGAGCGGCGGGCACGCCGCGATCAAAGCGGTGACGGCGGGGCCGTCCGACGCGATCGGCCGGCGGAATCCTATATCGGCATCTGCGGCCGGGATCGCGTCAAAATCTTTCCCTGGAGGCAATGACTCTTCGTCTTTTTGCCGGTCTAGTATCTTTCATCTCCTGAAATAAATTTCGGATTTACGCAGCCTACTTAGGCGGCGACTCGCCCAAAATATAAGGGTTGAAGCCAAGCGTTCAACCCGCCGCCGCAATTTTATTTCATATATCGAAATATATGACAGCCCTGTGTCACCCGCACGCGATCAGGGATAAGGCGTTGGCGCGCGCGGGGCGGGCGGCTAACAGGGCGCATGGAGTCCGAAATTGCGAACGCGACGTTGAAGGCCTTGCGGCGCGTCCTGCGCGCGACCGACGGCGGCACCCGCAGGCTGGCAGTCGCCA
This DNA window, taken from Sphingopyxis sp. PAMC25046, encodes the following:
- a CDS encoding site-specific integrase, with amino-acid sequence MGRITKRLVEAAVAEVKDYIIWDDELPGFGIRIFASGKRSYIIQYRTQGRSRRLTIGMHGVWTPEMARREARIQLGRVAQGEDPQEERQIDRQAITVKELCTLYLTDLNAGLILGKGGRPKKQSTVDTDTGRIHRHIVPLLGPRRVKDLDKADINKAMKDIMAGKTAVNVKTAKLRGKAIVRGGAGTAARTIGLLGGILTYAVEAGIIETNPAFGIRKPKDNVRDRRLSEAEYRLIGTKLREAEIDGQHEIAAQIIRLLALTGCRRSELTKLRWSEVDIEGSCLRLEDSKEGKSVRPVGLSVIECLQQQKMSDGRTYVFPGTGRDNAFGALPDHWTKILGGCGLDDITPHVLRHSFASIANDLGFTETTVAALLGHAKGSVTGRYIHTMDAALIAAADTVAGYIQGLLDGAHYKLTAYALDHASRKQALASFLATAVAEEHAADASGESLAA
- a CDS encoding MFS transporter, giving the protein MEKPVTTHAPGHPPPFREPTPLHRAVGASALGNAVEWFDYGIYAYGVTYISAALFPGETEDAVLFALATFAISFLVRPLGGLFWGPLGDRIGRKSVLAMTILLMAGATFAVGLIPSYASIGFWAPTLLILLRMLQGFSTGGEYGGAATFMAEYAPDERRGFYGSFLEFGTLAGFSFGAALMLGYSLHLGDQAMHEWGWRIPFLIAGPIGLIGMYVRSKMEDTPIFREEMASAERRKPPGIAIMLRDYWRPLLVVGGLVVALNVVNYSLLSYMPTYLQRRIGLSNEEALLVPIIGMLFMMVFLPFAGALSDRVGRRAMWRCSLIGLLLGVVPLYMLIGTGFTGALIGFMALGLLYVPQLATISATFPAMFPTAVRFAGFAIAYNVSTSIFGGTAPMVGSGLITLTGDPLMPAYYMMLACLVGLAALRFMPETAGRSLREDPFTRKATPASSGG
- a CDS encoding MFS transporter; amino-acid sequence: MFATILPVRSLLVAIFVMMAGSGFLSTLIGLRLERVGSGTMVIGLVATAYFAGLVVGALRAGEVVRRVGHIRAFAAFVALLSASTLTYALFQQPVLWAVLRLVDGLCVAGVFICVESWLGDRSEANTRGTVLAWYMVALYSGQALGQLILRSGNTAPQIPFELASILISLAIIPVCLTRATAPLLEDVASLPLRRLFEASPLGVAGAAITGLLLGAFYGLAAIYARRIGLSLADTATFMTTVILGGVALQWPLGRLSDRYDRRRVIIACFAATLAVSIALATAPTGVLLLGLGALFGGLSFALYPLCVAFANDRLLPSERVTASGQLVLLYSTGAALGPLGGAAAMTFAGAGGLFLFVAFAAAAMLGFGLWRLATSAPVPGAAQQDFQILPRTTPVAALLDPAGPEPSSESPPQTGEPWKSP
- a CDS encoding aspartate kinase, with the translated sequence MTGHSVEKIGGTSMAATATLFDNVLIAGRSGADLYRRIFVVSAYAGMTDLLLENKKSGAPGVYGRFVVDEDMDGWRDAMEDVRRAMHERNAGMFARPESRDEADAFVDARIATVAACLEDLARLRAHGRFCVKEQLMTVRELLAGIGEAHSAHSTALLLRDRDVNARFVDLTLWDQDDLRSLDARIGDAFAAIDLATTLPIVTGYAGCEGGMVRRYARGYTEMTFSRLAVLTGAREAIIHKEFHLSSADPKLVGEDKARKIGRTNYDVADQLANLGMEAIHPGAGRGLRQTDIPLRVRNTFDREDGGTLVTGNYVSDVPRVEIVTGIRQMQALTFFEQDMVGVKGYDAAILDALTRHRIWIVSKSSNANTITHYLSASADAVKKVIADLQKAYPEAAISAQPVAMVAAIGSDISRPGLVPDALRALEDAGIGMIAMQHQIRNVDIQFIVDSRDFDAAVRVLHKALVEDVDAAAEGRRAA
- the thpD gene encoding ectoine hydroxylase — encoded protein: MQDLYPSRHAPEAEMRPRQDPVVHSEWSNDAPISARQAAQFDRDGYIVLEDIFSADEVAFLQKAAGALLADPAALDGDTIVTEPQGNEIRSIFEIHAQSPVMARLAADARLADVARFLLGDEVYIHQSRLNYKPGFTGKEFYWHSDFETWHVEDGMPRMRALSMSVLLAENTPHNGPLMVIPGSHRTYLTCVGETPDDHYLSSLKKQEYGVPDEENLAELAHKHGIVAPTGKPGTVILFDCNLMHGSNGNITPFPRANAFLVYNAVCNRLEKPFGVDKPRPWFLARRGEPEPLAIERGPLAEAVAA
- a CDS encoding ectoine synthase, with the translated sequence MIVRNLNDIRKSDRNVRSDGWASARMLLKDDGMGFSFHVTTMFAGTELKMHYQNHLESVFVLKGTGTIEDLGTGEIHRLEPGVMYALNEHDRHIVRPETDILTACAFNPPVTGKEVHDETGAYPADADLVAAD
- the ectB gene encoding diaminobutyrate--2-oxoglutarate transaminase; translated protein: MITTPQPSGAIPDRTIYERRESAVRSYARSMPRQFGKAEGVWMHDDQGGRYLDLLSGCSTLNYGHNHPILKQALLDYIAADGIAHGLDLHTDAKRDFLDAFETTILKPRGLDYRMMFTGPTGTNAVEAAIKLARKVTGREMVIAFTNGFHGMTLGALACTGNATKRGGAGVPLSHVAHEPYDGYYGPDVDTADLLEQRLADPSSGLDAPAAILVETVQGEGGLNAASPEWLRRIADIAKAHGALLIVDDIQAGCGRTGGFFSFEDMGFTPDIVTLAKSLSGMGLPFALTLLRPELDQWSPGEHNGTFRGNNHAFVTATAALRHFWSTGDFQRDIERRGELLAMRLDRIAAEHGFEVRGRGMMRGVNVGSGELAATVTAACFDAGLIIETSGAHDEVIKVLAPLVIDDAVLGTGLDILETKIRQAMAADYAVAAE
- the ectA gene encoding diaminobutyrate acetyltransferase, encoding MIAACPPLDRNSRYCNLLQCEHFADHCVIAEKAGRIVGWVSGYRPPSDPAAFFVWQVAVSTEGRGKQLASRMIADLLARPEQDGVTHMITTITADNQASWGLFRSLARKWGAELERSALFEREAHFAGAHATEYLARIGPIDRTKIDAEQG